A single region of the Glycine max cultivar Williams 82 chromosome 20, Glycine_max_v4.0, whole genome shotgun sequence genome encodes:
- the LOC100789184 gene encoding uncharacterized protein LOC100789184: MNMLLWLPAYPTIQPGWDLDDEIHATFFKCISWQVEETLDTVNCPYHYFCDKTYPSNYPLVVDILVLLFTAASYFVTLAILVMDMSSGRGRIFLCQSKRFLLPSGPISLPLIILAFAKGPQINTIFPLNCIGPAILLMVLISALSFDNAADKDFKYTFFVASTVSGILHASLYLDSVVLPYYTGFDALMSSTFSGECASCVCRKEALFVGGKLVRYRGWSMTTFFVVGVLCLRIVCKISGENYAGKFLFIKALMERFSWILITVDCVYLTLNSPPERVMLRVAAFGGIFLLIFLQLLKEACSQIYSMACVAEKLRWVSAPSHTI; encoded by the coding sequence ATGAATATGTTGCTCTGGCTCCCAGCATACCCAACAATCCAACCTGGCTGGGACCTAGATGATGAAATCCATGCCACATTCTTCAAATGCATCAGTTGGCAAGTGGAGGAAACCTTGGATACAGTCAATTGCCCTTACCATTATTTCTGTGATAAAACGTACCCTTCAAACTACCCTCTTGTTGTTGATATCTTGGTCCTTCTCTTCACAGCAGCTTCTTACTTTGTGACTCTTGCCATATTGGTAATGGACATGAGTTCAGGAAGAGGCAGAATCTTTTTGTGTCAATCAAAAAGATTCCTTCTGCCCTCAGGTCCTATATCCCTCCCTCTAATAATATTAGCCTTTGCAAAGGGTCCTCAAATCAACACAATATTCCCACTCAATTGCATTGGTCCTGCAattcttctaatggttctcatTTCTGCATTGTCCTTTGACAATGCAGCTGATAAGGACTTCAAGTACACTTTTTTTGTGGCATCAACAGTGTCTGGCATTTTGCATGCAAGCTTGTATCTGGATTCCGTTGTGCTGCCTTACTACACAGGTTTTGATGCACTCATGTCCTCAACATTTTCAGGTGAGTGTGCATCTTGTGTGTGCAGGAAAGAGGCCTTGTTTGTGGGAGGGAAACTAGTGAGGTATAGGGGTTGGTCAATGACCACATTTTTTGTTGTGGGGGTTTTGTGTTTGAGGATTGTGTGCAAAATCTCAGGAGAAAACTATGCAGGGAAATTTCTGTTCATCAAAGCCTTGATGGAAAGGTTTAGCTGGATCTTAATAACTGTGGATTGTGTTTACCTCACACTAAACTCACCACCAGAAAGAGTGATGTTGAGAGTTGCAGCTTTTGGAGGcattttccttttgattttcctccAACTTCTCAAAGAGGCATGCAGCCAAATTTACTCAATGGCTTGTGTAGCAGAAAAATTGAGATGGGTATCAGCACCATCGCATACAATATGA